Proteins encoded by one window of Clostridium bornimense:
- a CDS encoding sensor histidine kinase, whose amino-acid sequence MLNGLKENLSPFENINYDLEYLDVKINSSEEYENRFLDLLNLKYSNQKIDLILTVDDEAFTLIRPMIFNSNSFAYKTPVVSIGINEHFTLSEKENEYITGVFEIEDNLKYLNMLIDINPELSNLIIVSDKSKYSSIIKENINSVSYLTSKPIEISFIEEEYLDNVLINLKKVASPQSAILIMGDFKSSDENIISDLSVIIDSIKSITDAPIYTKVPSYLYAGAVGGVMKFGENHGYIAGEIISKLLLGENIKNLNSIHNSLYLTVFNYDALNYYNINPLLLPKGSLYINKNKFDLLLPRPLKYLTWSTLIIITLVFIFTIFKYIRDKKTATLNKILLNQALENDRLKTNFITTISHELRTPLNIILSTTKLISLSIKKSIIDKEYLLLKLDYIENNSNRLLKLINNIIDITKIESGFLTPNFAMDNIVEVVENTTLSIIDLAKEHNVNIIFDTEEEEIMMSIDRIMIERIILNLISNSIKFTKSLGTIYVSINKKNDNVIISVEDNGIGIPNDEIDNVFHRFHQVDSSLSRHNEGSGLGLFIVNSLVNLHYGKIEVFSIENIGTKFDITLPIFITNVTNDDNITIQPLEQLIKVEMSDLKEK is encoded by the coding sequence ATCTTAAATGGGTTAAAAGAAAATTTATCACCCTTTGAAAATATAAATTATGATTTAGAATATCTTGATGTAAAAATCAACTCTAGTGAAGAGTATGAAAATAGATTTTTAGACTTACTAAACCTGAAATATAGTAATCAAAAAATTGATTTAATTTTAACTGTAGATGATGAAGCCTTTACTCTAATACGGCCTATGATATTTAATAGTAATAGCTTCGCCTATAAAACTCCTGTAGTTTCTATAGGTATAAATGAACATTTTACTTTATCTGAAAAAGAAAATGAATATATAACTGGAGTATTTGAAATAGAAGACAACTTAAAATATTTAAATATGCTTATTGATATAAATCCAGAATTATCAAATCTTATAATTGTGTCAGATAAAAGTAAATATTCATCTATCATAAAAGAAAATATAAATTCTGTATCCTATTTAACATCAAAACCTATTGAAATAAGTTTTATAGAAGAAGAGTATTTAGATAACGTACTAATAAATTTGAAAAAAGTCGCTTCTCCACAAAGTGCAATTTTAATTATGGGAGACTTTAAATCTTCAGATGAAAATATTATATCTGATTTATCTGTCATCATTGATTCAATAAAATCTATTACAGATGCACCTATTTATACAAAAGTTCCGTCATACTTATATGCTGGTGCAGTAGGAGGAGTGATGAAATTTGGTGAAAATCATGGATATATTGCTGGAGAAATTATTAGCAAATTACTACTGGGAGAGAATATAAAAAATTTGAACTCTATACATAACTCCCTCTACCTCACTGTGTTTAATTATGATGCTTTAAACTATTATAATATTAATCCATTACTACTTCCCAAAGGTAGCCTCTATATTAATAAAAATAAATTTGATTTATTGTTACCAAGACCTTTAAAATACTTAACTTGGTCTACCTTAATAATAATTACACTTGTTTTCATATTTACAATTTTTAAATATATCCGTGATAAAAAAACGGCTACCTTAAATAAAATTTTATTAAATCAAGCTTTAGAAAATGATAGATTAAAAACAAATTTTATAACAACTATCTCTCATGAACTAAGAACTCCATTAAATATAATTCTTAGTACGACAAAACTTATTTCTCTTTCAATAAAAAAATCTATTATTGATAAAGAATATTTACTTTTGAAGCTAGATTATATTGAGAATAACTCTAATAGACTTTTAAAACTCATAAATAATATCATAGATATAACAAAAATTGAATCTGGATTTTTGACACCTAACTTTGCTATGGATAATATAGTAGAAGTTGTTGAAAATACTACACTTTCTATAATCGATTTAGCTAAAGAACATAACGTAAATATAATTTTTGATACTGAAGAAGAAGAAATAATGATGTCTATAGATCGAATCATGATTGAACGCATTATTTTAAACCTAATCTCTAACTCTATAAAATTCACTAAAAGTTTAGGAACAATATATGTTTCCATTAACAAAAAAAATGATAATGTAATAATTTCTGTTGAAGATAATGGTATTGGTATACCTAATGATGAAATAGATAATGTTTTTCACCGATTTCATCAAGTAGATAGTTCACTTAGTAGACATAACGAAGGAAGTGGTCTAGGTCTTTTTATTGTCAATAGTCTTGTTAATCTACACTATGGTAAAATAGAAGTCTTTAGTATAGAAAATATAGGCACAAAATTTGATATCACCCTTCCTATTTTTATTACTAATGTTACAAATGATGATAATATAACTATTCAACCTCTTGAACAACTAATAAAAGTTGAAATGTCTGATCTTAAAGAAAAGTAA
- a CDS encoding alpha/beta fold hydrolase gives MKKNKIRSKILIVVSLLITVIMIGIIFIDKKEKITYSKTYGGKIEENIIDDIYISEDNYIGDMEEIVEPYLEENMEDGYFEGEKSSSIYYKKYVVEDAKGAIAISHGFSESLEKYNEIIYYFIKKGYSVFAMEHRGHGLSVNLGKEDKTQIDVEDFDYYVEDFKTFLDEIVMKEKGEEELFLFAHSMGGAIGTLFLERYPNYFDAAVLSSPMLEINTGSTPAPIAKLIANLYDIIGKGDKYVLGQEPFSGEYEFEESGTTSKNRYDYSYNKTKNDERYQKGGASFRWLKESFDATKEALKKENASKIETPILLFQADNDTFVKPNGQAILANEVKNCDVVFLKGSKHDLYRHSDDFLRDYLNNIFKFYENNDK, from the coding sequence TTGAAGAAAAATAAAATTAGAAGTAAAATATTAATAGTAGTATCATTATTAATTACAGTAATTATGATAGGTATTATTTTTATTGATAAAAAAGAAAAAATAACTTATTCAAAAACTTATGGTGGAAAAATAGAAGAAAATATTATAGACGATATATACATATCAGAAGATAATTATATAGGTGATATGGAAGAAATTGTTGAACCATATTTAGAAGAAAATATGGAAGATGGATATTTTGAAGGTGAGAAATCTAGTTCAATATATTATAAGAAATATGTAGTTGAGGATGCTAAAGGTGCTATAGCTATTAGTCATGGATTCTCAGAATCTTTGGAAAAATATAATGAGATAATTTATTACTTTATTAAAAAAGGATATTCTGTTTTTGCAATGGAGCACAGAGGTCATGGTTTATCAGTTAATTTAGGTAAAGAAGATAAAACTCAAATAGATGTAGAAGATTTTGATTATTATGTGGAAGATTTTAAGACATTCTTAGATGAAATTGTAATGAAAGAAAAAGGAGAAGAAGAACTGTTCCTATTTGCTCATTCTATGGGAGGGGCTATTGGAACACTATTTCTTGAGAGATATCCGAATTATTTTGATGCAGCAGTGCTTAGTTCACCTATGTTAGAGATTAATACAGGTAGTACTCCTGCCCCAATAGCTAAATTAATTGCTAATCTTTACGATATCATAGGAAAAGGTGACAAATATGTATTAGGTCAAGAACCATTTAGTGGAGAATATGAATTCGAAGAAAGTGGTACTACATCTAAAAATAGATATGATTATAGTTATAATAAGACAAAAAATGATGAGAGATACCAAAAGGGAGGAGCTTCTTTTAGATGGCTTAAAGAGTCTTTTGATGCTACAAAAGAAGCATTGAAAAAAGAAAATGCATCGAAAATAGAGACACCTATTTTGCTATTTCAAGCTGACAATGATACATTTGTCAAACCTAATGGACAAGCTATATTAGCTAATGAAGTTAAAAATTGTGATGTAGTTTTTCTAAAGGGAAGTAAGCATGACTTATATAGACATTCTGATGACTTTTTAAGAGACTATTTAAATAATATATTTAAATTTTATGAAAATAATGATAAATAA
- a CDS encoding L,D-transpeptidase family protein encodes MKKFINILLPFIIMFNTLFTPKVFAENLISTTHSKDDYLIFIDVNSLTLSLIDKSTEEIVKTYPVALGKKTTPSPIGTWKITSKALKDGAFGGYWLGLNAPWDTFGIHGTSRPDSIGSYASNGCIRMFNHHIKELFFLVEYETSVIVSAGPSWLFSPYVRTIKPNDKGADVYDVERVLSSMGYFFDTIDGIYDYTLEKAVLEYREEHNLPIKNEIDSEFLKSIGLYKFE; translated from the coding sequence ATGAAAAAATTTATTAATATATTACTTCCTTTTATCATAATGTTTAATACACTTTTTACCCCTAAAGTATTTGCTGAAAATCTAATTTCAACTACTCATTCAAAAGATGATTATTTAATTTTTATAGATGTTAATAGTCTTACTCTTTCATTAATAGATAAGTCAACAGAAGAGATAGTTAAAACTTATCCCGTTGCTTTAGGTAAAAAAACTACACCATCACCTATTGGTACTTGGAAAATAACAAGTAAAGCTTTGAAAGATGGTGCATTTGGAGGATATTGGCTTGGACTCAATGCCCCTTGGGATACCTTCGGTATTCACGGAACTAGCAGACCCGATTCCATCGGAAGCTATGCTTCAAATGGATGTATAAGAATGTTTAATCATCATATTAAAGAATTATTTTTTCTAGTGGAATACGAAACATCTGTCATCGTTTCAGCTGGACCAAGTTGGCTTTTTTCTCCCTATGTAAGAACTATAAAACCTAATGATAAAGGCGCTGATGTATATGACGTAGAAAGAGTCCTCAGTAGTATGGGATATTTTTTTGATACTATTGATGGGATTTACGATTATACTCTTGAAAAAGCAGTTTTAGAATATAGAGAAGAACATAATCTTCCAATAAAAAATGAGATAGATAGTGAATTTTTAAAAAGTATTGGACTTTATAAATTCGAATAA
- a CDS encoding alpha/beta fold hydrolase: MKKFKSKLLKFLSAVVITVIALSTVSYGTVYAEETSVPTSEKLGSLFINEDNFIDTMKTVVEPYLDSITKSGYIVGENEGKLYYETYVVPNAKGSIVISHGFTENLSKYREMVYYFTKQGYSVYAMEHRGHGYSVNLGVKDSTQINVEKFDYYVTDLKKFLDEIVIPNKGEEKLLLYAHSMGGGIGAKFLEDYPGYFDAAILSSPMLEINTGNVPSWIAKIIACGAVTFSMADNYVSGQGPYEEVYDFDGSGATSKNRYDYAYEITCNTEEYKKGGASYRWLQESFNATKKIIDKNNASKVEIPVLLFQADNDTYVNDGGQNTFAKYAKNCELVFVEGSKHELYKQSDDILTGYLDKVFEFYDNNVQ, encoded by the coding sequence ATGAAAAAATTTAAATCTAAATTATTAAAGTTTTTATCAGCTGTAGTAATTACTGTTATTGCATTATCAACAGTAAGTTATGGTACAGTTTATGCAGAAGAAACAAGTGTGCCAACATCTGAAAAATTAGGTAGTCTTTTTATCAATGAAGATAACTTTATTGATACTATGAAAACTGTAGTAGAACCTTATTTAGATTCTATTACTAAATCAGGGTATATTGTTGGTGAAAATGAAGGAAAATTATACTACGAAACATATGTAGTTCCTAATGCTAAAGGAAGTATAGTAATAAGCCATGGCTTTACTGAAAATTTATCAAAGTACAGAGAAATGGTATATTACTTTACAAAACAAGGATATTCAGTATATGCTATGGAACATAGGGGACATGGATATTCAGTAAATTTAGGAGTAAAAGACTCAACACAAATCAATGTAGAAAAATTTGATTATTATGTTACTGATCTAAAAAAATTCTTAGATGAAATAGTAATTCCAAACAAGGGTGAAGAAAAGTTATTATTATATGCTCATTCAATGGGTGGAGGAATAGGAGCTAAATTCTTAGAGGATTATCCAGGATATTTTGATGCAGCTATTTTAAGTTCACCTATGTTAGAAATTAACACAGGGAATGTACCAAGTTGGATAGCTAAAATTATTGCTTGTGGTGCAGTAACTTTTTCTATGGCTGATAATTATGTAAGTGGACAAGGACCATATGAAGAAGTATATGATTTTGATGGATCAGGTGCAACATCAAAGAATCGTTATGATTATGCATATGAAATTACTTGTAATACAGAAGAATATAAAAAGGGTGGAGCATCTTATAGATGGTTACAAGAATCTTTCAATGCAACTAAGAAAATAATTGATAAAAATAACGCTTCAAAGGTGGAAATACCAGTACTTTTATTTCAAGCAGATAATGATACATATGTAAATGATGGAGGACAAAATACATTTGCTAAATACGCTAAAAATTGTGAATTAGTATTTGTAGAAGGTTCTAAGCATGAATTATATAAACAATCAGATGATATTTTAACAGGATATTTAGATAAAGTTTTCGAATTCTATGACAATAATGTACAATAA
- a CDS encoding FUSC family protein codes for MSHNIIKKSNINVYSMVKNGTIAVITLLGCGIFFGVKNIMIAFPIALTSTVMGRQNLQVKTVSKIIKIMIIDILIVLASFLSSTNIYISVPINFISIFIIMYTIVSPYDLTFYKPFIMLYVFTQYASVSLEQLPLRIAAVIFGVLLVGIGSTIKKKDEKEILGNSIVEALQLIENQCKNIAMRKFDKDIEIRCSKIMRSVAYKVYVTRHKRYLTTYLGRIQFNLYINVEYLNISLVRVYEKLLDNKIDNEIIDRFLNIVVLINKYIKSNVAVDDILREIYILEDNIKSKTNYFDEEMKAIERILINIERLYNLNKKEINKIYTKWEKSDIDDFNVYFKEYFNRNSIRFKFSMRMAITLTISLYIGEWLGFYKIIWAIITIMSIMQPYYEDTILRAKERIRGNILAIIFTATIINLIDVKFITIAILIVSLYLLYGFKEYYKISLFAATASISIASLAQNINLLVFYRIIYVIIGVAFVVVANKLIFPYRLRDGVEQLKEKIDRLKNVILKSYELQDKEYIRDVIIHSTLLCEKLYLRNIQYKDENIDDYINKSNNLIINYGYSILYNSN; via the coding sequence ATGAGTCATAACATAATAAAGAAATCAAATATAAATGTATATTCTATGGTTAAAAATGGTACTATAGCAGTTATTACATTATTAGGATGTGGAATATTTTTTGGAGTGAAAAATATAATGATAGCATTTCCCATAGCATTAACTTCAACAGTAATGGGAAGACAAAATTTACAAGTGAAAACTGTAAGTAAAATTATTAAGATAATGATAATTGATATACTTATTGTACTTGCATCATTTTTGTCATCAACTAATATTTATATATCTGTTCCAATTAATTTTATATCAATCTTTATAATAATGTATACTATTGTATCACCTTATGATTTAACTTTTTATAAGCCGTTTATAATGTTATATGTTTTTACTCAATATGCATCAGTATCATTAGAACAATTACCTTTGCGAATAGCTGCAGTAATATTTGGTGTATTATTAGTAGGAATTGGTTCTACTATAAAGAAAAAAGATGAAAAAGAGATTTTAGGCAATAGTATTGTAGAAGCTCTTCAGTTAATAGAAAATCAATGCAAAAATATAGCTATGAGAAAATTTGATAAAGATATAGAAATACGATGTTCTAAGATAATGAGATCAGTGGCCTATAAGGTTTATGTTACAAGACATAAGAGATACTTAACTACATATTTAGGGAGAATACAATTTAATCTATACATAAATGTAGAATATCTAAATATTTCATTAGTAAGAGTATATGAGAAATTATTAGATAATAAGATTGATAATGAAATAATAGATAGATTTTTAAATATAGTAGTTCTTATTAATAAATATATAAAAAGCAATGTTGCTGTAGATGATATATTAAGAGAAATATATATATTAGAGGATAATATAAAAAGTAAAACTAATTATTTTGATGAAGAAATGAAGGCAATAGAGAGAATATTAATTAATATAGAACGGCTTTATAACTTAAATAAAAAAGAAATAAATAAGATATATACTAAGTGGGAAAAAAGTGATATAGATGATTTCAATGTATATTTTAAAGAATATTTTAATAGGAATAGCATAAGATTTAAATTTTCAATGAGAATGGCGATAACTTTAACTATATCACTATATATAGGAGAATGGCTTGGATTTTACAAAATAATATGGGCAATTATAACGATTATGTCTATTATGCAACCATACTATGAAGATACTATCTTAAGAGCAAAAGAAAGAATAAGAGGGAATATTTTAGCTATTATATTTACTGCCACAATTATAAATTTAATAGATGTAAAATTTATAACTATAGCGATATTAATAGTTTCATTATATCTTTTGTATGGCTTTAAGGAATATTATAAAATTTCATTATTTGCTGCAACGGCATCTATATCTATAGCATCTTTAGCACAAAATATTAATCTTTTAGTATTTTATAGAATAATCTATGTTATTATAGGAGTAGCCTTTGTAGTAGTTGCTAATAAATTAATATTTCCATATAGATTAAGAGATGGTGTAGAGCAACTTAAGGAGAAAATTGATAGGTTAAAAAATGTTATTTTAAAAAGTTATGAATTACAAGATAAAGAATATATAAGAGATGTTATAATTCATTCTACATTGCTTTGTGAAAAATTGTATCTTAGAAATATACAATATAAAGATGAAAATATAGATGATTATATAAATAAAAGTAATAATCTTATCATTAATTATGGATATAGTATATTATATAATAGCAATTAG